In Salvelinus namaycush isolate Seneca chromosome 17, SaNama_1.0, whole genome shotgun sequence, one genomic interval encodes:
- the LOC120061892 gene encoding smoothelin-like protein 1, giving the protein MDDVSLHQEDSGNDATANQTEDNKNNQTKREASAQECDPPKRDHLAEDTVEGHVVKSGANTEKAPEQAAGASIGNVEESQPVTDAIEVNSEEACKGEGMSQGADTGETEDPKVVNGEKKGEGEKEEEEDKNRKGQEVVKNGEIEKEDMKEDKKKGGENIARKKGKGEKIGEGKTEEKIKGDKGKDRKGKAPENKSKPVKEKEGAGGGKVKEKSKEVEKQGKTKRKSAVNHTASTPSSVARPRSSARSARPSTKKDIIAKFQKNDSETPVVRNFKLQRSSMAVANGASIKQKVLSWCQNKTRKYEGVSIENFSSSWCDGLAFCALIHRFFPDAFDFSALRSSEREKNFTLAFNTAETMADCCPLLEVGDMILMGNSPDPMCVFTYVQALCHHLSKIEKERKDKEEEEKKGEKMKDEEVETTTEKKEEESEETGKIDGQQEGGDEGREKESEESSAVEKEQEEREVRGLIEAQA; this is encoded by the exons acaaagagagaggctTCAGCGCAGGAGTGTGACCCACCTAAGAGAGACCACCTGGCGGAGGACACAGTGGAAGGTCATGTGGTTAAGTCTGGGGCTAATACGGAGAAAGCTCCGGAACAGGCAGCAGGGGCTAGCATTGGAAATGTAGAGGAGTCTCAGCCAGTAACCGACGCCATTGAGGTTAATAGTGAAGAGGCTTGTAAGGGTGAGGGAATGTCTCAAGGTGCAGACACCGGAGAAACAGAAGACCCCAAAGTGGTGAACGGAGagaagaagggggagggagagaaggaggaggaagaggacaagAATAGAAAGGGTCAAGAGGTGGTCAAGAATGGAGAGATTGAGAAAGAGGATATGAAAGAGGACAAAAAGAAGGGGGGAGAAAATATTGCcaggaaaaaggggaagggggAAAAGATaggagaggggaaaacagaagaGAAGATAAAAGGAGATAAAGGAAAAGACAGAAAA gggaagGCACCGGAGAACAAGAGCAAACCAGTAAAAGAAAAGGAAGGGGCAGGAGGAGGAAAGGTTAAAGAGAAAAGCAAGGAGGTGGAGAAGCAAGGAAAGACCAAAAGAAAGAGTGCCGTGAATCACACCGCCTCTACCCCATCCTCTGTGGCCCGACCCCGGAGCTCTGCCCGCTCTGCCCGGCCGTCCACTAAAAAGGACATCATAGCAAAGTTCCAGAAAAATGACTCTGA GACACCGGTTGTCCGCAACTTCAAACTTCAGAGATCATCTATGGCTGTGGCAAACGGGGCGTCAATCAAACAGAAAGTGCTTTCATGGTGTCAAAACAAAACACGCAAATATGAG GGTGTTTCCATAGAGAACTTCTCATCATCATGGTGTGATGGGCTGGCGTTCTGTGCACTCATCCATCGCTTCTTCCCGGACGCTTTTGACTTCTCAGCGCTGAGATCatctgagagagagaagaatTTCACCCTGGCCTTCAACACAGCAGA gacCATGGCTGACTGCTGCCCCCTGTTGGAGGTTGGTGATATGATCCTGATGGGGAACAGCCCGGACCCTATGTGTGTGTTCACCTATGTCCAGGCACTCTGTCATCACCTCTCCAaaatagagaaggagaggaaggacaaggaagaagaggagaagaagggtGAAAAGATGAAAGATGAAGAGGTAGAAACCACTacagagaagaaagaggaggagagtgaggaaACTGGGAAGATAGATGGTCAACAAGAAGGGGgggatgagggaagggagaaagagagtgaagagAGCTCAGCGGTAGAGAAAGAGCAAGAGGAAAGAGAAGTTAGAGGGTTAATTGAAGCACAGGCTTAA